A window of Mesomycoplasma lagogenitalium contains these coding sequences:
- the eno gene encoding phosphopyruvate hydratase, whose amino-acid sequence MSKIISVHAREVLDSRGNPTVQVEVRTELGGFGSAIVPSGASTGTREALELRDQDNQFASNWFGGKGVMQAVTNVNEKIAPVVLGMEVTDQRKIDLAMIDLDGTPFKKNLGANAILGVSLAVVRAAADELDLPLYKYIGGTNARKLPVPMLNVINGGEHASNTIDFQEFMVMPLGAKTIREALQMANKVFHNLAKLLKKAGHGTQVGDEGGFAPNLKSHEEALDFLVEAIKTAGFVPATKGEKAVAIALDAASSELYDLKTKKYTFGKLKDAIDSKKEGFANLKDKVEFTTDELVDYYGKLFDKYPIISVEDGFAESDWEGFAKFNKRFGSTHQIMGDDLTVTNASILSEAIAKESINSILIKLNQIGSVSETLDTIELAHKAGFTAVVSHRSGESEDTTIADLAVAVNAGQIKTGSLSRTDRVAKYNRLLAIEEELAEAAQYDGEKTFHNLKRNVK is encoded by the coding sequence ATGTCAAAAATTATTAGTGTTCATGCACGAGAAGTTTTAGATTCAAGAGGTAATCCAACTGTTCAAGTTGAAGTTCGCACAGAGTTAGGAGGATTTGGTTCTGCTATTGTACCATCGGGTGCATCAACAGGAACAAGAGAAGCTTTAGAATTAAGAGATCAAGATAATCAATTTGCATCAAATTGATTTGGCGGAAAAGGAGTAATGCAAGCAGTTACAAATGTTAATGAAAAAATTGCTCCAGTAGTTTTAGGAATGGAAGTTACTGATCAAAGAAAGATTGATTTAGCTATGATCGACTTAGACGGAACACCATTTAAGAAAAATTTAGGTGCTAATGCAATATTGGGAGTATCATTAGCTGTTGTTAGAGCTGCTGCTGATGAATTAGATTTACCATTATATAAATATATCGGTGGAACAAATGCTAGAAAATTACCAGTTCCAATGTTAAACGTTATTAATGGTGGAGAACACGCTTCTAATACAATCGATTTTCAAGAATTTATGGTTATGCCTTTAGGTGCAAAAACAATTAGAGAAGCACTACAAATGGCTAATAAAGTATTTCACAATTTAGCAAAATTATTAAAAAAAGCAGGTCACGGAACACAAGTTGGTGATGAAGGGGGATTTGCTCCGAATTTAAAATCCCACGAAGAAGCTTTAGATTTTTTAGTTGAAGCGATTAAAACAGCAGGATTTGTTCCCGCTACTAAAGGAGAAAAAGCGGTAGCAATCGCTTTAGATGCTGCATCATCTGAATTATATGACTTAAAAACTAAAAAATATACATTTGGTAAATTAAAAGATGCAATCGATTCAAAAAAAGAAGGTTTTGCAAACTTAAAAGACAAAGTTGAATTTACAACAGATGAATTAGTTGATTATTACGGAAAACTATTTGATAAATATCCAATTATTTCAGTCGAAGATGGATTTGCTGAATCTGATTGAGAAGGATTTGCTAAATTCAACAAGAGATTTGGATCAACACATCAAATTATGGGAGATGATTTAACTGTTACAAACGCTTCAATTTTATCTGAAGCAATTGCAAAAGAATCGATTAATTCCATTTTAATTAAATTAAATCAAATTGGTTCGGTTTCAGAAACACTAGATACAATCGAATTAGCTCACAAAGCCGGATTTACTGCGGTTGTGTCTCATCGTTCGGGTGAATCGGAAGATACAACAATTGCTGACTTGGCAGTTGCTGTAAATGCTGGACAAATTAAAACCGGTTCCCTTTCAAGAACTGATAGAGTTGCAAAATATAATAGATTATTAGCGATTGAAGAAGAATTAGCTGAAGCAGCACAATATGATGGAGAAAAAACCTTCCATAACTTAAAAAGAAATGTTAAATAA